Below is a window of Sciurus carolinensis chromosome 6, mSciCar1.2, whole genome shotgun sequence DNA.
CTTTTAAGTCTCATGACACTGGGTTAATTGTTTCCATCTCCAGTCTGGATCAAATAAAGTGTGAAGTACATATGCCAAATTAAGTGATGATTCAGTAAATACAGGTTTTGAAGTTAAATGCTAAACCATCAAGCACAGAAATTCAAAACATATAaccttagaagaaaatacagctagtgtttttaaatgaatcttttgtCTCTGAATGTACAATAAGAAAGAGGTGGAAAGTATTTGGAACAAGAGTAACTGTAGAGTTAGTTCCTTGAGTATTCAATAATACTTTCCTAGCAACTACTATCAAGGTCACATACACTTACACCACTGTTATTAATTCTGAGAAGAAGAGTCCTGCCATCAAAGATTTATTTCTAAAGTGTCTTAGAACTGTAATATTGTTTAAAGTAACCTAAAATTCATAGCCAAACATCAACAGGATATAACGGGGATTTGCCTGAGCGGATGCAGAAACTATCCAGGCCTCTGAGCGTCGCTGTTTACCACGTAAGTAGTAAAAGGCAGCGAGACAACCAACCCAACATTACCGCTTCCACAACACAAAGGACTCGCATTTGGCCCGCAGGTTCCGGGATGGCAAAGAAATTCAGTCCGGCAGTCCATTAGTTCTCTCCACAGAGACCTGGGTCTTGTGGGTGCTGGTTGTCTCAGACCCTGGGAAATAAGGATCGGTGGAATCCCTCACTGGATGCTTTTAAGTGGACTTTAAAGATAACACCGCGGCTCTGCAAAGGGAAATGGCGGCTCTGCAAAGGTTACTGCAAAGCAGAAGTCTGGTCCTGCTGTGCTTTCTCTTGGCCGACCTTtgggaggcaggagctggacaaaTTCACTATTCTGTGCCAGAGGAGATCGACAAAGGCTCCTTCGTGGGCAACATTGCCAAGGACCTGGGTTGGGAGCCCCTGGCACTGTCAGAGCGGGGAGTTCGCATCGTCTCCAGAGGTAGGACGCAGCTCTTTGCTTTGGACCCACGAAGTGGGAGCTTGATCACTGCGGACAGAATAGACCGGGAGGAGCTCTGCGCTCAGAGGGTGCAGTGCTTGGTGAACTTTAACATACTACTGGAAGATAAATTGACAATTTATTCAGTAGAGGTGGAAATAACAGATATTAATGATAATGCCCCTCGCTTTGGAGTAGAGGAACTGGAGcttaaaataagtgaaatgaatacACCAGGATTCAGGATTCCTCTTAAGAGTGCGCATGATGTGGATATAGGAGAGAATACCCTGCAGAAGTACGAACTCAACTCAAATGACCATTTTACTCTGGATGTGCGAAGTGGAACTGATGGGAACAAGTACCCTGAGCTAGTGCTGGAGCATGCTCTGGACCGTGAGGAAGAAGCAGTTCACCATCTCATTCTGGTCGCTTCTGATGGAGGTGACCCGGTCCGATCTGGCACCTGCCGCATTCGCATCAAGGTCCTAGATGCCAACGATAATGCTCCCGTTTTTACACAACCAGAGTACCGTGTAAGCGTTCCAGAGAATATGCCTGTAGGCACCCGGATACTCACGGTGACTGCCACTGATTCGGATGAGGGATATAATGCTCAAGTCACATATTTTCGAGAGAAACCTCCTGGAGAAACAGCAGAGATATTTGAGCTTAAGTCATCTggagatataacaatcataaaaagtCTGGACTATGAGGATGCTAAATTACATGAAATTGACATTGAAGCTCAGGATGGTCCAGGCCTTCTGACCAGAACCAAGGTTATTGTCACAGTTCTGGATGTGAATGACAATGCCCCAGAATTTTACATGACATCTGCTACTAGCTCAGTTCCTGAAGACTGTCCTCCAGGAACCATAATTGCACTTTTCAATGTACATGATAGAGACTCTGGGCAAAATGCTTTTGTCACATGTTCACTTCCAGAGAAACTTCCTTTCAAGTTAGAAAGGTCAGTGGACAATTACCACCGACTGGTTACAACCAGAGCCCTTGACAGGGAACAGTTTTCCTTTTACAATATCACTCTAACTGCTAAGGATGGTGGGAACCCGCCTCTGTCCACAGATGCTCATCTTTTGCTGCAGGTGGCAGACATCAATGACAACCCACCCACCTTCCGCAGCAGGTCCTATTCTGCctacattttggaaaacaatccCAGAGGCACCTCCATCTTTTCAGTGTTGGCTGATGACCCCGACAGTGAAGACAATGCCCAAGTAACTTATTATTTGGCAGAAGACACCTTTCAAGGAGCACCCCTGTCCTCTTACATCTCTATCAACTCTGACACTGGGGTTCTTTATGCTCTGCGCTCCTTTGATTATGAGGAATTCCAAGATATGCAGCTGTGGGTGATAGCACTGGACAGTGGTAACCCTCCACTCAGTAGCAATGTATCCTTG
It encodes the following:
- the LOC124986722 gene encoding protocadherin gamma-A2 isoform X23, which gives rise to MAALQRLLQSRSLVLLCFLLADLWEAGAGQIHYSVPEEIDKGSFVGNIAKDLGWEPLALSERGVRIVSRGRTQLFALDPRSGSLITADRIDREELCAQRVQCLVNFNILLEDKLTIYSVEVEITDINDNAPRFGVEELELKISEMNTPGFRIPLKSAHDVDIGENTLQKYELNSNDHFTLDVRSGTDGNKYPELVLEHALDREEEAVHHLILVASDGGDPVRSGTCRIRIKVLDANDNAPVFTQPEYRVSVPENMPVGTRILTVTATDSDEGYNAQVTYFREKPPGETAEIFELKSSGDITIIKSLDYEDAKLHEIDIEAQDGPGLLTRTKVIVTVLDVNDNAPEFYMTSATSSVPEDCPPGTIIALFNVHDRDSGQNAFVTCSLPEKLPFKLERSVDNYHRLVTTRALDREQFSFYNITLTAKDGGNPPLSTDAHLLLQVADINDNPPTFRSRSYSAYILENNPRGTSIFSVLADDPDSEDNAQVTYYLAEDTFQGAPLSSYISINSDTGVLYALRSFDYEEFQDMQLWVIALDSGNPPLSSNVSLSLFLVDQNDNVPEILYPTLPTDGSTGVELAPRSAEPGYLVTKVVAVDRDSGQNAWLSYHLLKASEPGLFSVGLHTGEVRTARALIDRDALKQSLVMAVQDHGQPPLSATVTLTIAVADSIPEVLADLDSIETPANPDNSDLTLYLVVAVAAVSCIFLAFVIVLLALRLRHWHSSRLLQAAGNRLVGAPTSHLVGVDGVHAFLQTYSHEVSLTSDSRKSHLIFPQPNYADTLISQESCEKKDFLSAPQSLLDDKGDKTFQVFSLIHSSYVS
- the LOC124986722 gene encoding protocadherin gamma-A2 isoform X14, which translates into the protein MAALQRLLQSRSLVLLCFLLADLWEAGAGQIHYSVPEEIDKGSFVGNIAKDLGWEPLALSERGVRIVSRGRTQLFALDPRSGSLITADRIDREELCAQRVQCLVNFNILLEDKLTIYSVEVEITDINDNAPRFGVEELELKISEMNTPGFRIPLKSAHDVDIGENTLQKYELNSNDHFTLDVRSGTDGNKYPELVLEHALDREEEAVHHLILVASDGGDPVRSGTCRIRIKVLDANDNAPVFTQPEYRVSVPENMPVGTRILTVTATDSDEGYNAQVTYFREKPPGETAEIFELKSSGDITIIKSLDYEDAKLHEIDIEAQDGPGLLTRTKVIVTVLDVNDNAPEFYMTSATSSVPEDCPPGTIIALFNVHDRDSGQNAFVTCSLPEKLPFKLERSVDNYHRLVTTRALDREQFSFYNITLTAKDGGNPPLSTDAHLLLQVADINDNPPTFRSRSYSAYILENNPRGTSIFSVLADDPDSEDNAQVTYYLAEDTFQGAPLSSYISINSDTGVLYALRSFDYEEFQDMQLWVIALDSGNPPLSSNVSLSLFLVDQNDNVPEILYPTLPTDGSTGVELAPRSAEPGYLVTKVVAVDRDSGQNAWLSYHLLKASEPGLFSVGLHTGEVRTARALIDRDALKQSLVMAVQDHGQPPLSATVTLTIAVADSIPEVLADLDSIETPANPDNSDLTLYLVVAVAAVSCIFLAFVIVLLALRLRHWHSSRLLQAAGNRLVGAPTSHLVGVDGVHAFLQTYSHEVSLTSDSRKSHLIFPQPNYADTLISQESCEKKDFLSAPQSLLDDKGDKTFQQAPPNTDWRFSQAQRPGTSGSQNGDETGTWPNNQFDTEMLQAMILASASEAADGSSTLGGGAGTMGLSARYGPQFTLQHVPDYRQNVYIPGSNATLTNAPGKRDGKAPAGGNGNKKKSGKKEKK